DNA from Acidobacteriota bacterium:
TTTCGGGCTGCTTGGAGACGTAGGAGTACCCCTCGTCTTCGTTTGCCTCGAAATTATTCGGCGCTGTCGTTCGGCAGACGTCGCAATCGATGCAGTTCGAATCCACGTACCACGCTCCGGGTACGTTGTCAGCAAGCTTGTCGTCAGGGTCAGCCATCTTGCTCTCCTTTCAGGCGGGTTTCCCGCACGTCCGCGGGATGATACCAC
Protein-coding regions in this window:
- a CDS encoding ferredoxin translates to MADPDDKLADNVPGAWYVDSNCIDCDVCRTTAPNNFEANEDEGYSYVSKQPE